Proteins from a single region of Ensifer adhaerens:
- a CDS encoding RDD family protein — MAAWYYMAGPDQHGPVSDDEIRALVRDGKVVAQTFVWRESVEDRHPAGSHPDLTDAFAALPNRPATPGAAEPIAEAATVLPRSTVNSRPWPRFWARFIDNFLFVPLLAAGIGVWAVFYAPSIYLRVVSVPGVLFGLMLLPLVALVLAISMAITGTTPGKAIMGVRVPVPAGHDRFSFFLGREFMVWVVGLGLGIPLVSLFTQIRQHRRLALGQPASYDNGNPAVVADPSQFRFGVALLVAAALFIGISVLGMEERESERNIRATQSWSNPMTQRVATIGASWQPEELDVDGGRAFYFFSAELLSEGVLGHEQLPSDGIETAIYADALESALASDIEITSPWLPVTVLDVAALRATGKAVGAEDTRVEVTVAVSGRDAWRTLVYTRGSSKEQQAEMKGFVDAMFATTTK; from the coding sequence ATGGCAGCTTGGTACTATATGGCGGGACCAGATCAACATGGGCCTGTCAGTGACGACGAGATTCGCGCGCTCGTTCGGGATGGCAAGGTTGTAGCGCAGACCTTCGTCTGGCGCGAAAGCGTTGAAGATCGGCATCCGGCCGGAAGTCATCCTGATCTTACCGATGCCTTCGCAGCGCTGCCCAATCGGCCGGCCACGCCGGGCGCCGCCGAACCCATCGCCGAAGCGGCAACCGTCTTGCCAAGGTCAACCGTCAACTCCCGGCCCTGGCCGCGGTTTTGGGCGCGCTTCATCGATAATTTCCTCTTTGTCCCGCTGCTCGCCGCGGGCATCGGCGTGTGGGCTGTTTTCTACGCGCCGAGTATCTATCTGCGAGTCGTCTCTGTACCCGGTGTCCTTTTCGGATTGATGTTGTTGCCCCTGGTCGCGCTGGTGCTGGCGATCAGCATGGCGATCACGGGGACCACGCCGGGCAAGGCAATCATGGGCGTCCGCGTTCCCGTACCGGCCGGTCACGACCGCTTCTCGTTTTTCCTGGGCAGAGAGTTCATGGTGTGGGTGGTGGGCTTGGGATTGGGTATTCCCTTGGTTTCACTGTTCACGCAAATCCGACAGCACCGCCGCCTCGCCTTGGGGCAGCCCGCGAGCTATGACAACGGCAACCCGGCTGTTGTTGCTGATCCCTCGCAGTTTCGTTTCGGGGTCGCACTCCTCGTTGCCGCTGCGCTGTTCATCGGCATCTCCGTGCTGGGCATGGAAGAACGGGAGTCGGAGAGGAATATCCGCGCTACCCAGTCCTGGTCCAATCCGATGACGCAGAGGGTGGCTACCATCGGAGCGTCATGGCAGCCGGAGGAACTCGACGTCGATGGCGGTCGCGCCTTCTACTTCTTCTCCGCCGAACTTCTGTCCGAGGGGGTCCTCGGTCACGAACAGCTTCCGTCCGACGGCATCGAAACCGCCATCTATGCGGATGCGCTCGAGAGCGCCTTGGCTTCTGATATCGAGATCACCTCTCCGTGGCTGCCAGTCACAGTGCTCGACGTGGCGGCTTTGCGGGCAACGGGCAAGGCTGTGGGTGCAGAGGATACGCGTGTTGAAGTGACGGTGGCCGTCAGTGGACGCGACGCATGGAGAACGTTGGTCTACACCCGAGGAAGTTCGAAGGAGCAACAGGCGGAGATGAAGGGGTTTGTCGACGCTATGTTTGCAACGACGACGAAATAG